From the Mastacembelus armatus chromosome 14, fMasArm1.2, whole genome shotgun sequence genome, one window contains:
- the cyb5d2 gene encoding neuferricin isoform X2, producing MLGYVLVAFLSISLALLFVPREWSPKFASDPSQETPERLLSRSDLSRYDGEDGSRGLYLAILGHVFDVHKGHKHYGPGGAYHFMAGFLIGRFYSETGQPTQALLQVRASLAEGRRIKTQSEAESQRFPACNSEWSTTKGGRVWCSTKSGGVVREWAGVPRKLFSPGSSGARCVCVADPSAAEEDPNLQQYKGCPPHAESCSVGGS from the exons ATGCTCGGTTATGTATTGGTGGCGTTTCTATCCATATCGTTGGCACTGTTGTTCGTTCCTCGCGAGTGGTCTCCTAAATTTGCAAGTGACCCAAGCCAGGAGACACCTGAGCGGCTCCTGAGCAGGAGCGACTTGTCACGGTACGACGGGGAGGACGGCAGCAGAGGCCTTTACCTGGCCATACTGGGGCACGTTTTTGATGTCCACAAGGGACACAAGCACTACGGACCTGGTGGTGCTTATCACTTTATGGCAG GGTTCTTAATAGGCCGGTTCTACAGTGAGACAGGGCAGCCCACACAGGCACTGTTGCAGGTCAGAGCATCACTAGCGGAAGGTCGAAGGATCAAGACCCAGTCTGAGGCTGAGAGCCAGCGCTTCCCGGCCTGCAACTCAGAGTGGAGTACCACCAAGGGAGGAAGAGTCTGGTGCTCCACTAAAAG tggtGGAGTTGTACGAGAGTGGGCAGGAGTACCACGGAAGCTCTTCTCACCAGGATCCAGTGGTGCTCgatgtgtctgtgttgcagaCCCATCTGCAGCAGAGGAAGACCCCAACCTGCAGCAATACAAAGGGTGTCCTCCACATGCTGAGTCATGCTCTGTTGGAGGGagctag
- the cyb5d2 gene encoding neuferricin isoform X1 has translation MLGYVLVAFLSISLALLFVPREWSPKFASDPSQETPERLLSRSDLSRYDGEDGSRGLYLAILGHVFDVHKGHKHYGPGGAYHFMAGKDASLAFITGDFTEKGLTDDVSSLSPLQVLALYDWLAFYQREYQSVGFLIGRFYSETGQPTQALLQVRASLAEGRRIKTQSEAESQRFPACNSEWSTTKGGRVWCSTKSGGVVREWAGVPRKLFSPGSSGARCVCVADPSAAEEDPNLQQYKGCPPHAESCSVGGS, from the exons ATGCTCGGTTATGTATTGGTGGCGTTTCTATCCATATCGTTGGCACTGTTGTTCGTTCCTCGCGAGTGGTCTCCTAAATTTGCAAGTGACCCAAGCCAGGAGACACCTGAGCGGCTCCTGAGCAGGAGCGACTTGTCACGGTACGACGGGGAGGACGGCAGCAGAGGCCTTTACCTGGCCATACTGGGGCACGTTTTTGATGTCCACAAGGGACACAAGCACTACGGACCTGGTGGTGCTTATCACTTTATGGCAG GTAAAGATGCCTCACTGGCCTTCATAACAGGGGACTTCACAGAAAAAGGCCTGACAGATGATGTGTCCAGTCTGTCACCACTGCAGGTACTGGCCCTGTATGACTGGCTGGCCTTCTATCAGAGAGAGTACCAAAGTGTAG GGTTCTTAATAGGCCGGTTCTACAGTGAGACAGGGCAGCCCACACAGGCACTGTTGCAGGTCAGAGCATCACTAGCGGAAGGTCGAAGGATCAAGACCCAGTCTGAGGCTGAGAGCCAGCGCTTCCCGGCCTGCAACTCAGAGTGGAGTACCACCAAGGGAGGAAGAGTCTGGTGCTCCACTAAAAG tggtGGAGTTGTACGAGAGTGGGCAGGAGTACCACGGAAGCTCTTCTCACCAGGATCCAGTGGTGCTCgatgtgtctgtgttgcagaCCCATCTGCAGCAGAGGAAGACCCCAACCTGCAGCAATACAAAGGGTGTCCTCCACATGCTGAGTCATGCTCTGTTGGAGGGagctag